The window GGTCGCCGTGGCGGGCGACGACCCCTTTCCCCGCGACGACGTCGAACTCGTCGGGATCCGGGATCGTCGGCCCATCGGCCGCGCTCGAGGGGTGCTCGAGGGCCGTGCCGCCGTCGGCCGCGAGGCCAGTGTCGGCGTCGGTATCCCCGGGGACGCCCTCGCGCGCCGCCTCGAGGATCGCGTCCGCGAGGTGGTGTTCGCTCTTCTTCTCGGCGATCGCCGCATACCGGAGGACCGACACCTCGTCGAGGCCGAAGCCGTCGACGTGGGTGACGGTCGGCTCGCCTCTCGTCAGCGTCCCGGTCTTGTCGAACGCGACGAGGTCGATCTTCCCCGCGGTCTCGAGGTGCTCGCCGCCTTTCATGAGCACGCCGGAGCGGGCCGCGGAACCGATCGCGCTGACGATGCTCACCGGCGGCCCGATCACCAGCGCGCCAGGACAGCCGATGACCAGCAGGGTCAACGCCATGACGGCGTCCCCGGTGACGGCGTAGGCCCCAGCCGCCAGGACGACGATCGCGGGCGTGTAGTACGCCGCGAACCGCTCGATGATCGTCTCTGTCGGGGCCTGGGCCTCCTGGGCCTCCTCGACCCGGCGGATGATCCGCTCGAGGGTAGTGTCCCGGCCAGTGCCGGTCGCGACGACCTCGAGCGCGCCCTCCTGGTTGATCGTCCCGGCGTAGACCTCGTCGCCGGTCGCCTTGTGGACGGGCGCGCTCTCCCCCGTGACGGGGGCCTGGTCGATCGCACTTTCGCCGTCGACGACCTCGCCGTCGACGGGGACCTTCGCGCCGGGCTTGACGACGACCGTCTCGCCCTCCTCGACCGCTCGAGCCGGGACCTCGACCGTTTCGCCGTCACGCCGGACGAGGGCCGTGTCCGGCGTCATCTCGAGCAATTCCTCCAGCGCCGAACGGGTCTTGCCCATCGTCCGGGCCTCGAGGTAGTTCCCCAGCGCGAACAGGAAGACGACGGCGGCGGCCTCCCAGTACTCCCCGATGACGATCGCGCCGATCGCGGCCAGCGTCACGAGGGTGCTGATGCCGACGGTCCGCGACCGCAGCGTGTAGTAGGCCTTCTTCGCGACGTCGTAGCCGCCGACGGCGGCCGCGAGAATCATCAGCGCCGCGCTCGCCCGTGGGAGGTCGTGGAAGTAGCCGACGACCCAACCGACGGCGAACAGCAGTCCGCTCGCGACGACGACGGCCGGCTGTCGGTGTTTCCGGAGGAAACGTTCGACGTTCACTGTGTTCACCGTGGGCGGGCCGTGTACCCCTGGTTCGAGATCGTCCGCTCGAACGACTCGGGACCGGTGACTCCGTCGTCGTACCCCAGTTCGACGCGGCCAGTCGTGTAGTGGACTTCCGCGTCCTCGACACCCTCGGCGCGTTTCAGCGCTCGCTCGAGATTGCTCGCACACG of the Halobiforma lacisalsi AJ5 genome contains:
- a CDS encoding heavy metal translocating P-type ATPase; its protein translation is MNTVNVERFLRKHRQPAVVVASGLLFAVGWVVGYFHDLPRASAALMILAAAVGGYDVAKKAYYTLRSRTVGISTLVTLAAIGAIVIGEYWEAAAVVFLFALGNYLEARTMGKTRSALEELLEMTPDTALVRRDGETVEVPARAVEEGETVVVKPGAKVPVDGEVVDGESAIDQAPVTGESAPVHKATGDEVYAGTINQEGALEVVATGTGRDTTLERIIRRVEEAQEAQAPTETIIERFAAYYTPAIVVLAAGAYAVTGDAVMALTLLVIGCPGALVIGPPVSIVSAIGSAARSGVLMKGGEHLETAGKIDLVAFDKTGTLTRGEPTVTHVDGFGLDEVSVLRYAAIAEKKSEHHLADAILEAAREGVPGDTDADTGLAADGGTALEHPSSAADGPTIPDPDEFDVVAGKGVVARHGDRRIVVGNRALLDDRGIEVPDPVRNRVRDREEDGETAVHVALDGEVVGVVSLGDELRPAAAEVVRALQDAGVRTVMLTGDNERTARSVAERLEIDDYRAELLPEEKQAAIQSFREDGHVVAMVGDGINDAPSLATADVGIAMGAAGTDTAIETADMALMADDLERIPYAVTLSKATRWNIGENVAIAVGTVVLLLSGVFAGYVHMASGMLVHIGSVLLVILNGMRLLRY
- a CDS encoding heavy-metal-associated domain-containing protein, whose amino-acid sequence is MTETIEYRVTDFDCPTCASNLERALKRAEGVEDAEVHYTTGRVELGYDDGVTGPESFERTISNQGYTARPR